Below is a genomic region from Rosa chinensis cultivar Old Blush chromosome 5, RchiOBHm-V2, whole genome shotgun sequence.
CCTCGCCGGAAGATTTGAAGAAGGCTTACAAGAAAGCCGCCATCAAGAACCATCCTGATAAGGGTGGAGATCCAGAAAAAGTACCAATCTTTACCCTTTTTCCATGAATCTTTGTCgatttagagttttttttttcagatttgGGTTTTGAGTCATAATCTGAATTTTGATGTGAtctgtttgtttattgatttaattgCATATTGTAATGTGAAGAATTTTGTTAAATTATTAGTCTTTTATTGGTTTATGACTCATGGGTGTAGATTTTGAGCGAGATATGTTTGTGGGTTGAGGTGTTTAGAGTGATTGAAACTGTAAGATATGTAGGCctaattagattttgaaattaTTTGCAGTTTAAAGAGTTGGCTCAGGCTTATGAGGTTCTGAGCGACCCGGAGAAGAGAGAAATTTATGATCAATATGGTGAGGATGGACTTAAGGAAGGAATGGGAGCGGGTGGCCATGACCCATTTGacatcttctcctctttctttggtggtggtggcagCCCATTTGGAGGCATGGGAGGTGAGAGAGCTCTGTGATTTTGTTTGGGATTATACTGATTCATAAGTCGCGAAGAGATTAGGAAGTTTCTGAATTTCCCTTATATGAGCAGGTGGTAGTAGCAGAGGACGGAGACAGAGACGTGGAGAAGATGTGGTTCACCCATTGAAGGTCTCTTTGGAAGACCTATATCTTGGAACCTCGAAGAAGCTTTCTCTATCTCGCAATGTGCTGTGCTCTAAGTGCAAAGGGTGAGTATTGTTTCACATGCCAGTACTTTTGTTAAGTATTGCACTTTCTAGTAGTGTTAGCTTTGATTGAGTTGTGATTTGCATATGATGCTTATATGGGCACCTGTTGTAAATGGCAGCAAAGGATCAAAATCTGGAGCCTCAACCAAGTGTGGTGGTTGCCAAGGAACTGGTATGAAGGTCACTATTAGACATCTTGGACCCTCTATGATTCAACAGATGCAGCATGCTTGCAATGAATGTAAGGGTACCGGAGAGACCATTAGTGACAAGGACCGCTGTGGACAGTGCAAGGGAGAGAAGGTTGTTCAAGAGAAGAAAGTTTTAGAAGTCCATGTGGAGAAGGGTATGCAGAATGGACAGAAGATCACATTTCCTGGCGAAGCTGATGAAGCTGTATGTTTTCAATTATCCTGATAGTAATGTATACTTCTTAGTTCTTTCATGCTTAGTGAAGTGTGGGATTGATTGGTTTTCCTGCTTCCATTGTTTTTGTCTGTGCAGCCTGACACAATCACTGGTGATATAGTGTTCATCATTCAGCAAAAGGAACATCCCAAGTTCAagagaaagatggatgaccTTTTTGTGGAGCACTCTTTATCGCTTACAGATGCTATATGTGGTTTCCAGTTTGTGCTGAACCATTTGGATGGCAGGCAGCTACTTATCAAATCAAACCCTGGCGAAGTTGTGAAGCCTGGTTAGTAGAGTTCATGAACTCTGTAGTTAGTGTGTTTTTTCTAGCTGGATGTGCTGATTGTAATTTCCTCACATTATTATTAATCTTGTGGGTTAATTATGAAATTGCAGATTCGTTTAAGGCCATCAATGATGAGGGTATGCCAATGTACCAGAGGCCATTCATGAAGGGCAAGCTGTACATCCATTTTTCGGTGGACTTCCCTGAAACTCTGAGCCCTGAGCAGGTCAAGGCTTTGGAAGCTGCTCTTCCAAGGGCATCGCATCAGGAGCTGACAGACATGGAGTTGGATGAGTGTGAGGAGACGACTCTGCATGATGTGAACATGGAGGAGGAGATGAGGAGGAAACAGCACCAGGCTCATTCGGAGGCgtatgatgaggatgatgacaTGCCTGGTGGTGCACAGAGGGTGCAATGCGCACAGCAGTGATTGTGTTCGTAACCTATAAAAATGATGTATGTGCAGTTGTGGATTGGTTATCTTGAGCATAACATGCTAATGTGATGCTCTCTGTTTGTCTCTCGGCAAGAAAAGTGAGAAACCGTTTGACCAACTCCTATGGCACATTTTTACACATTTGTACTTCTCTCATGAGCTTCAAATGTCACTAACTGTTGGTTCCAGATCCAAGCTGAGCAAGCTACTTTTGGGTTTGTATGATCTATGTATTCTCCTCATAAAATTGTAGCGCAATGAACTTGGTCATTTTCTTAGGAAGTTCAACTTTGTTCTGTGGGAACTCCTCATTGCAGTTCTTCGTTTGAAGAGTGATTCTTTGGCGTATTTTACAGATATCTACTAAACTGTATTCCAAAGTCATGTTTCGCTATTCCAATTGAATGATTTAACAGGTTAGGGTATCACGTAAGGGCCGTATAGCTTGTGGAATGATGAGTTGATGAATTTgccaattttttgttttatattgcTTGCTGCATTTGAGGCTTCTGAGTGGAGAGAAATATGCGTACTAACACGTAGTTCAGGTTTGCTTTCACAGCTACATGACAAGTTTGTGAGGACTCTCCGTCTTCTCGAGATGATATTCTGCAAATTAGTTAACACCAAAATTATATTGTCAGGCTGGGGATTATGACTTCCCTTTTCTAGCTATGTAAATGAGAGTGAGAAGTAACTAGTAACTAGCTCACATCTACTACTGTTCTCTCTGTTATTTTTTCATTCATGTCTAAATTCTATTCCTTCATCATTTGGAGATGATCTTCTGCAACacttattttaatatatataaatgttaaATGTCTTCCAAATTCCCAGTAAATTATTATGACAGTTCTTTAAGGCCTTTTCTTGTCGGAGTATTTTTTCGGTTCCATACAGTTagcattttattttaaaataacaACTATAATCAATTTTGAAGATACATACATACGTACACGTACGTACGTACatacttgtgtgtgtgtgtatatatatatatatatatatatatatatagatatatatatatatatatatatataatatataattatttataggAGCTGTTACTGGTCCCATATGACTTTTTGTTGCAAGAAGAATTTGACATGAATTTAGTTGACTTGTTATGACTGAtgactctctctctatctctcttatGCAAAGCTTTTGGTTCTTTGAGACCTGATTCCGGAAGTAGAACAGGCTTTGAAAGAAGTCCTTTTGGAAATTTAAcctgtagaatcgctgtaaattcgtatgtaattatgattcttatttaattaggatatcttgTAATTATAGaaaatcctgtaattatggaaatattgtttcctattagagttagactactcttttgtacttgtatatatacccccatgaatcatcgaattaaccctgaattgaagtattcttttctacttggtatccgagcaggttcaatcctttgaacttgcgctgtgttaggggccgcacttgtaatgccgcaagcaaccttgtacagggtcattagtcaagcctttggttggtttgcttatgtgctagggatgttttggtaatttataaattatgtaatttattttatttagcatttagtctcctcggcctttttcatgtttcctcctgCCATGTTCATGTAAGTCCGATATGCTCTTTAGGGAGGGgttcctagtcggcatagtttggactacagaactagtataggtaagcacatgtacttGTGCCTCCCTTACCATCTTACCATCAATAAAggaggaattattcaatcatctgtgtcCCGTGAGATTGCTCCTTGATCTTTCTTTTCGATTATTCATttgttcttcgtggttgccAAACTTTTATACAATTGTGTTCTTGCTCGACGCTAGCACCCTTTTAATATCGCGTGgttttcattgttccttgcaaggtactcacttggctAACTTGCTTACTTTCAAGTGTCGTGCGGTCCTCTTTGCACATAGCAAAGTTGGCCCGTGACacgctgcatcctttgaatcctaaatcccgaagaacaccacaaaccgctgagtaccaccaccgttgaaatcaaaccatccctgaatttcaaaccaccatcaccctaccttttttcgaaaaaagaagagaatttttttttgttcaactcTAAAAAATCCAATCCTGCGAAAATCCTGAATTCCTCAATGGTGCAATCAGAGAAATaggctatggggcattcggtAACTACCGAATTTTCTGTTATGGCTCAACGCAAACAGGGTCCTCCTCTAGGCTTCTCAGGACCTTCACCACGccgtcctctaggtaaaccaaatccatatacAAACAAAAAGTGCATTATCTGTGGGGAATAATTAGGTCATAGCAAgaagcggtgctatgaagtgattggttaccctgattggtgggacttcaccaagaaaccgcgaaagaatctgggcaaggccgctGTTGCTACTTCAGATGAAGTTtacctagacaatgcctccgctaatgtagcgcagtcaggtatgaagggtaagatTACTtttacaggtgcatctgaccatatgaccaatgaccctagtcttgtgaaaaaccgtagacgttcctctcaaaatgttgtctctactgctgatagtactccaactccggtcatcggagaaggttctattgctttatctgataccttaaccattgaatctgtcttagttgttccatcactagcttataatctcctgtctgttggtcaaattattttagctcttgcatgtattgtgaccttctatccatctttctatgtgtttcaggacattctgactctgccgattcttggttatggtgttagaagggggaaattatactacctggatctgacagagactggaaagaaacagaagcatcttttgggacaagctaatcagatcaacggggtagagaatgcgaaggaagctgtatggttatggcatcgttgtttaggtcatctatcctttagttatcttaagaagctgcaacctcatttgttttcagttgtcagtgatttggatttccattgtgacatttgtgaactggccaagagtcatagtatttcatattcaccaagtcttaataaaagtcctatTCCTTTTACGaagattcactctgatgtctggggcctgcaaaaattccttctctttctggagctcggtattttgtaacatttactgatgattgcactcgcatgacatgggtgtcattactgaagaataagagtgatgtatttggaatgtttatggaatttcacaaaatggtggcaactcagtatcaacaatccatcagagtgtttcagtctgacaatggtggagagtttgtgtgattgagttttgccggtcacacggaattcgtcatcaaacctccaattcttatactcctcaacagaatggtttagcag
It encodes:
- the LOC112165239 gene encoding dnaJ protein homolog; this encodes MFGGGRPPKKSDNSKYYEILGVSKTASPEDLKKAYKKAAIKNHPDKGGDPEKFKELAQAYEVLSDPEKREIYDQYGEDGLKEGMGAGGHDPFDIFSSFFGGGGSPFGGMGGGSSRGRRQRRGEDVVHPLKVSLEDLYLGTSKKLSLSRNVLCSKCKGKGSKSGASTKCGGCQGTGMKVTIRHLGPSMIQQMQHACNECKGTGETISDKDRCGQCKGEKVVQEKKVLEVHVEKGMQNGQKITFPGEADEAPDTITGDIVFIIQQKEHPKFKRKMDDLFVEHSLSLTDAICGFQFVLNHLDGRQLLIKSNPGEVVKPDSFKAINDEGMPMYQRPFMKGKLYIHFSVDFPETLSPEQVKALEAALPRASHQELTDMELDECEETTLHDVNMEEEMRRKQHQAHSEAYDEDDDMPGGAQRVQCAQQ